The proteins below come from a single Conger conger chromosome 10, fConCon1.1, whole genome shotgun sequence genomic window:
- the pnck gene encoding calcium/calmodulin-dependent protein kinase type 1B isoform X2: protein MPFIKESGKKAKDISAVYELKEKLGEGSFSEVRVAQHRRSLRLVAVKCIHKRALKGREALLENEIAVLRKIHHENIVSLEETFETPTKLYLVMTLLTGGELLERILERGNYTEKDASRVIQQVLEAVRYLHQLGVVHRDLKPENLLYESPLEDSKIVISDFGLSKMEEQGVLTTACGTPAYVAPELLQQMTYGREVDLWALGVISYILLCGYPPFYHDNDTQLYRQIIKAEYEFDSPYWDYISESAKDFISHLLQKEPETRYNCEQALQHSWISGGEALEKNIHDSVSEQIQKNFAKSQWKRAFNATVVVRHLSKRAQDAGEEVETEEEKPAKSAA, encoded by the exons ATGCCTTTCATTAAGGAGTCTGGGAAGAAAGCGAAGGATATTTCAGCGGTGTACGAGCTGAAGGAGAAACTTGGAGA AGGCTCTTTCTCAGAGGTGCGGGTGGCTCAGCATCGACGCTCTCTGAGGCTTGTAGCTGTAAAGTGTATCCACAAGAGGGCGCTGAAGGGAAGAGAAGCTCTGCTGGAGAACGAAATCGCTGTGCTTCGCAA GATCCATCATGAGAACATAGTCTCACTCGAGGAAACCTTTGAAACACCAACAAAGCTTTATCTGGTGATGACTCT GCTGACTGGCGGGGAGCTCTTGGAGCGGATTTTGGAGAGAGGGAACTACACAGAGAAGGATGCCAGTCGCGTGATCCAACAGGTCCTGGAGGCGGTCAGATACCTTCACCAGCTGGGCGTGGTACACAGGGACCTGAAG CCTGAGAACTTGCTCTATGAAAGTCCTCTAGAAGACTCCAAGATCGTCATCAGTGACTTTGGCCTGTCCAAAATGGAGGAACAAGGAGTTTTGACCACGGCCTGTGGGACGCCTGCTTATGTGG CTCCAGAGCTTCTTCAGCAGATGACCTATGGTAGAGAGGTGGACCTGTGGGCTTTAGGGGTCATCTCCTATATACT GCTCTGCGGCTACCCGCCATTTTACCATGACAACGACACCCAGCTCTACCGGCAGATCATAAAGGCAGAATACGAGTTTGATTCGCCTTACTGGGACTACATCTCCGAATCAG ccaaaGATTTTATATCGCATTTACTGCAAAAAGAGCCAGAGACCCGATACAACTGTGAACAGGCCCTACAACATTCTTG GATCTCAGGTGGGGAAGCGCTAGAGAAGAACATTCATGACTCAGTCAGTGAGCAGATCCAGAAGAACTTTGCCAAGAGCCAGTGGAAG AGAGCCTTCAACGCCACCGTGGTGGTACGCCACCTCAGTAAGAGGGCCCAGGACGCcggggaggaggtggagacagaggag GAGAAACCTGCTAAATCAGCTGCTTAG
- the pnck gene encoding calcium/calmodulin-dependent protein kinase type 1B isoform X3, with amino-acid sequence MPFIKESGKKAKDISAVYELKEKLGEGSFSEVRVAQHRRSLRLVAVKCIHKRALKGREALLENEIAVLRKIHHENIVSLEETFETPTKLYLVMTLLTGGELLERILERGNYTEKDASRVIQQVLEAVRYLHQLGVVHRDLKPENLLYESPLEDSKIVISDFGLSKMEEQGVLTTACGTPAYVAPELLQQMTYGREVDLWALGVISYILISGGEALEKNIHDSVSEQIQKNFAKSQWKRAFNATVVVRHLSKRAQDAGEEVETEEEKPAKSAA; translated from the exons ATGCCTTTCATTAAGGAGTCTGGGAAGAAAGCGAAGGATATTTCAGCGGTGTACGAGCTGAAGGAGAAACTTGGAGA AGGCTCTTTCTCAGAGGTGCGGGTGGCTCAGCATCGACGCTCTCTGAGGCTTGTAGCTGTAAAGTGTATCCACAAGAGGGCGCTGAAGGGAAGAGAAGCTCTGCTGGAGAACGAAATCGCTGTGCTTCGCAA GATCCATCATGAGAACATAGTCTCACTCGAGGAAACCTTTGAAACACCAACAAAGCTTTATCTGGTGATGACTCT GCTGACTGGCGGGGAGCTCTTGGAGCGGATTTTGGAGAGAGGGAACTACACAGAGAAGGATGCCAGTCGCGTGATCCAACAGGTCCTGGAGGCGGTCAGATACCTTCACCAGCTGGGCGTGGTACACAGGGACCTGAAG CCTGAGAACTTGCTCTATGAAAGTCCTCTAGAAGACTCCAAGATCGTCATCAGTGACTTTGGCCTGTCCAAAATGGAGGAACAAGGAGTTTTGACCACGGCCTGTGGGACGCCTGCTTATGTGG CTCCAGAGCTTCTTCAGCAGATGACCTATGGTAGAGAGGTGGACCTGTGGGCTTTAGGGGTCATCTCCTATATACT GATCTCAGGTGGGGAAGCGCTAGAGAAGAACATTCATGACTCAGTCAGTGAGCAGATCCAGAAGAACTTTGCCAAGAGCCAGTGGAAG AGAGCCTTCAACGCCACCGTGGTGGTACGCCACCTCAGTAAGAGGGCCCAGGACGCcggggaggaggtggagacagaggag GAGAAACCTGCTAAATCAGCTGCTTAG
- the pnck gene encoding calcium/calmodulin-dependent protein kinase type 1B isoform X1 — protein MPFIKESGKKAKDISAVYELKEKLGEGSFSEVRVAQHRRSLRLVAVKCIHKRALKGREALLENEIAVLRKIHHENIVSLEETFETPTKLYLVMTLLTGGELLERILERGNYTEKDASRVIQQVLEAVRYLHQLGVVHRDLKPENLLYESPLEDSKIVISDFGLSKMEEQGVLTTACGTPAYVAPELLQQMTYGREVDLWALGVISYILLCGYPPFYHDNDTQLYRQIIKAEYEFDSPYWDYISESAKDFISHLLQKEPETRYNCEQALQHSWISGGEALEKNIHDSVSEQIQKNFAKSQWKPLQSTSPATLVLSAVPGSIHYGRRVFPFREPSTPPWWYATSVRGPRTPGRRWRQRRRNLLNQLLRPRESERQSGVLMLSADVLHASSIMSVKRLLHSEYIY, from the exons ATGCCTTTCATTAAGGAGTCTGGGAAGAAAGCGAAGGATATTTCAGCGGTGTACGAGCTGAAGGAGAAACTTGGAGA AGGCTCTTTCTCAGAGGTGCGGGTGGCTCAGCATCGACGCTCTCTGAGGCTTGTAGCTGTAAAGTGTATCCACAAGAGGGCGCTGAAGGGAAGAGAAGCTCTGCTGGAGAACGAAATCGCTGTGCTTCGCAA GATCCATCATGAGAACATAGTCTCACTCGAGGAAACCTTTGAAACACCAACAAAGCTTTATCTGGTGATGACTCT GCTGACTGGCGGGGAGCTCTTGGAGCGGATTTTGGAGAGAGGGAACTACACAGAGAAGGATGCCAGTCGCGTGATCCAACAGGTCCTGGAGGCGGTCAGATACCTTCACCAGCTGGGCGTGGTACACAGGGACCTGAAG CCTGAGAACTTGCTCTATGAAAGTCCTCTAGAAGACTCCAAGATCGTCATCAGTGACTTTGGCCTGTCCAAAATGGAGGAACAAGGAGTTTTGACCACGGCCTGTGGGACGCCTGCTTATGTGG CTCCAGAGCTTCTTCAGCAGATGACCTATGGTAGAGAGGTGGACCTGTGGGCTTTAGGGGTCATCTCCTATATACT GCTCTGCGGCTACCCGCCATTTTACCATGACAACGACACCCAGCTCTACCGGCAGATCATAAAGGCAGAATACGAGTTTGATTCGCCTTACTGGGACTACATCTCCGAATCAG ccaaaGATTTTATATCGCATTTACTGCAAAAAGAGCCAGAGACCCGATACAACTGTGAACAGGCCCTACAACATTCTTG GATCTCAGGTGGGGAAGCGCTAGAGAAGAACATTCATGACTCAGTCAGTGAGCAGATCCAGAAGAACTTTGCCAAGAGCCAGTGGAAG CCTTTACAGAGCACGTCTCCAGCGACACTCGTCCTAAGTGCTGTGCCAGGTAGTATACATTACGGGAGGCGCGTGTTCCCTTTCAGAGAGCCTTCAACGCCACCGTGGTGGTACGCCACCTCAGTAAGAGGGCCCAGGACGCcggggaggaggtggagacagaggag GAGAAACCTGCTAAATCAGCTGCTTAGACCAAGAGAGTCAGAGCGACAGTCTGGTGTCCTGATGTTATCTGCTGATGTGCTGCATGCAAGCTCAATTATGTCCGTCAAACGCCTCTTGCACAGTGAATACATCTATTGA